A single region of the Oryzias latipes chromosome 21, ASM223467v1 genome encodes:
- the LOC100049444 gene encoding C-X-C chemokine receptor type 4 isoform X1, producing the protein MEYFYESIVFDNSSEGILDGSGDFEFPEEAYKEALSRDFKKIFLPTVYGVIFVLGIVGNGLVVVVMGYQKKVKNMTDKYRLHLSVADLLLVLTLPFWAVDAVKTWYFGGFVCVSAHVIYTVNLYSSVLILAFISLDRYLAIVRATNSQATRKLLASRVIYVGVWLPAAFLTVPDLVFARVKSVSSPSFSFRNDSVEMEDSRTICERFYPVESRVVWTVIFRFQHILVGFILPGLVILVCYCIIIAKLSKGTKGQTLKKRALKTTVILILCFFCCWLPYCIGIFLDTLMMLNVVRTTYELQQALDKWISITEALAYFHCCLNPILYAFLGVRFKKTARSTLTMSSKSSQKVNLMTKKRGQVSSVSTESESSSVLSS; encoded by the exons ATGGAG TATTTCTATGAAAGCATCGTTTTCGACAACAGCTCTGAAGGCATCTTGGATGGTTCTGGAGACTTTGAGTTTCCAGAGGAGGCATATAAAGAAGCCCTCAGCAGAGACTTCAAGAAAATCTTCCTCCCCACCGTTTATGGAGTAATATTCGTTCTTGGAATTGTGGGTAATGGATTAGTGGTTGTTGTCATGGGATACCAGAAGAAAGTGAAGAACATGACAGACAAGTACCGGCTGCATCTCTCAGTGGCTGACCTGCTGTTAGTCCTCACTCTGCCCTTCTGGGCGGTGGATGCTGTGAAAACCTGGTACTTCGGAGGCTTCGTCTGCGTGTCGGCGCATGTGATCTACACCGTCAACCTGTACAGCAGCGTGCTGATCCTGGCCTTCATCAGCCTGGACAGATACCTGGCCATCGTCCGGGCCACCAACAGCCAAGCCACCAGAAAGCTGCTGGCGAGCAGGGTGATCTACGTGGGCGTGTGGCTGCCCGCCGCCTTCCTCACTGTACCCGACCTGGTGTTCGCCCGGGTCAAGAGCGTCTCATCCCccagcttcagcttcaggaaCGACAGCGTAGAGATGGAGGACTCCAGGACGATCTGTGAGCGCTTCTACCCGGTGGAGAGTCGAGTGGTGTGGACCGTCATTTTCCGCTTCCAGCACATCCTGGTGGGCTTCATCCTGCCTGGTCTTGTTATCCTCGTCTGCTACTGCATCATCATCGCCAAGCTGTCCAAAGGCACCAAGGGCCAGACGCTGAAGAAGAGGGCTCTGAAGACCACAGTCATCCTCATCCTGTGCTTCTTCTGCTGCTGGCTGCCCTACTGCATTGGCATCTTCCTGGACACCCTCATGATGCTGAATGTCGTCCGCACCACCTATGAGCTGCAGCAGGCGTTGGACAAGTGGATTTCTATCACCGAGGCGCTGGCGTACTTCCACTGCTGCCTGAATCCCATCCTCTACGCCTTCCTGGGAGTGAGGTTTAAGAAAACGGCGCGCAGCACATTGACAATGAGCAGCAAATCCAGCCAGAAAGTGAATCTCATGACCAAAAAGCGGGGGCAGGTTTCCTCTGTGTCAACTGAATCCGAGTCTTCGAGTGTTTTGTCAAGTTAA
- the LOC100049444 gene encoding C-X-C chemokine receptor type 4 isoform X2, with translation MGYQKKVKNMTDKYRLHLSVADLLLVLTLPFWAVDAVKTWYFGGFVCVSAHVIYTVNLYSSVLILAFISLDRYLAIVRATNSQATRKLLASRVIYVGVWLPAAFLTVPDLVFARVKSVSSPSFSFRNDSVEMEDSRTICERFYPVESRVVWTVIFRFQHILVGFILPGLVILVCYCIIIAKLSKGTKGQTLKKRALKTTVILILCFFCCWLPYCIGIFLDTLMMLNVVRTTYELQQALDKWISITEALAYFHCCLNPILYAFLGVRFKKTARSTLTMSSKSSQKVNLMTKKRGQVSSVSTESESSSVLSS, from the coding sequence ATGGGATACCAGAAGAAAGTGAAGAACATGACAGACAAGTACCGGCTGCATCTCTCAGTGGCTGACCTGCTGTTAGTCCTCACTCTGCCCTTCTGGGCGGTGGATGCTGTGAAAACCTGGTACTTCGGAGGCTTCGTCTGCGTGTCGGCGCATGTGATCTACACCGTCAACCTGTACAGCAGCGTGCTGATCCTGGCCTTCATCAGCCTGGACAGATACCTGGCCATCGTCCGGGCCACCAACAGCCAAGCCACCAGAAAGCTGCTGGCGAGCAGGGTGATCTACGTGGGCGTGTGGCTGCCCGCCGCCTTCCTCACTGTACCCGACCTGGTGTTCGCCCGGGTCAAGAGCGTCTCATCCCccagcttcagcttcaggaaCGACAGCGTAGAGATGGAGGACTCCAGGACGATCTGTGAGCGCTTCTACCCGGTGGAGAGTCGAGTGGTGTGGACCGTCATTTTCCGCTTCCAGCACATCCTGGTGGGCTTCATCCTGCCTGGTCTTGTTATCCTCGTCTGCTACTGCATCATCATCGCCAAGCTGTCCAAAGGCACCAAGGGCCAGACGCTGAAGAAGAGGGCTCTGAAGACCACAGTCATCCTCATCCTGTGCTTCTTCTGCTGCTGGCTGCCCTACTGCATTGGCATCTTCCTGGACACCCTCATGATGCTGAATGTCGTCCGCACCACCTATGAGCTGCAGCAGGCGTTGGACAAGTGGATTTCTATCACCGAGGCGCTGGCGTACTTCCACTGCTGCCTGAATCCCATCCTCTACGCCTTCCTGGGAGTGAGGTTTAAGAAAACGGCGCGCAGCACATTGACAATGAGCAGCAAATCCAGCCAGAAAGTGAATCTCATGACCAAAAAGCGGGGGCAGGTTTCCTCTGTGTCAACTGAATCCGAGTCTTCGAGTGTTTTGTCAAGTTAA
- the dars gene encoding aspartate--tRNA ligase, cytoplasmic: MTKESAQSAAEEDQQAQSKKALKKQQKEAEKAAKKAEKQAKVAAEQQSTEEDDFAKDRYGVSALVQSQQKLDRKLVRVQDLTPEKADQLIWLRARVHTSRAKGKQCFLVLRQQQFNVQALVAVGDRASKQMVKFAANITKESIVDVEAAVRKVEQKIESCSQQDVELHVERIFVISQAEARLPLQLEDAVRPDGEGEEESRATVNQDTRLDNRVIDLRTTTSQAVFRLQSGVCQLFRDTLTKKGFVEIQTPKIISAASEGGANVFTVSYFKTSAYLAQSPQLYKQMCICADFDKVFCVGPVFRAEDSNTHRHLTEFVGLDIEMAFNYHYHEVIESITDTMVQIFKGLRDNFQTEIQTVNKQFPSEPFKFLEPTLRLEYTEGVAMLREAGVEMGDEDDLSTPNEKLLGRLVKEKYDTDFYVLDKYPLAVRPFYTMPDPHNPKYSNSYDMFMRGEEILSGAQRVHDAQLLTERAQHHQIDLEKIKSYIDSFRYGAPPHAGGGIGLERVCMLYLGLHNVRQTSMFPRDPKRLTP, translated from the exons ATGACGAAAGAAAGCGCGCAGAG TGCGGCGGAGGAGGACCAGCAGGCTCAGTCAAAGAAAGCTCTGAAGAAACAGCAGAAGGAAGCGGAGAAAGCTGCAAAGAAGGCTGAGAAACAGGCCAAAGTG GCTGCAGAGCAACAAAGCACCGAGGAAGAT GACTTCGCCAAGGACCGATATGGTGTGTCAGCTTTGGTCCAGTCGCAACAAAAACTGG ACAGGAAGCTGGTGCGAGTCCAAGACCTCACTCCTGAGAAGGCCGACCAGCTGATTTGGCTCCGAGCTCGAGTCCACACCAGCCGAGCCAAAG GGAAGCAGTGCTTCTTGGTCCTGCGTCAGCAGCAGTTCAACGTGCAGGCGCTGGTCGCCGTGGGAGACCGTGCCAGCAAGCAGATGGTCAAGTTCGCTGCAAA CATCACCAAGGAGAGCATCGTAGACGTGGAGGCGGCGGTGAGGAAGGTGGAGCAGAAGATCGAGAGCTGTTCCCAGCAGGACGTGGAGCTCCATGTTGAGAGG ATTTTTGTCATCAGCCAGGCGGAGGCCCGCCTCCCCCTGCAGCTGGAGGACGCCGTCCGGCCGGACGGAGAGGGCGAAGAG GAAAGCCGCGCCACCGTCAACCAAGACACCAGGCTGGACAACCGGGTGATTGACCTGCGG ACGACGACCAGCCAGGCCGTTTTCCGCCTGCAGTCAGGAGTCTGCCAGCTCTTCAGGGACACCCTCACCAAGAAGGGCTTCGTGGAGATCCAGACCCCGAAAATCATTTCAG CTGCCAGTGAGGGGGGTGCAAACGTCTTCACCGTGTCTTACTTTAAAACCAGCGCCTACCTGGCCCAGTCCCCCCAGCTCTACAAGCAGATGTGCATCTGCGCCGACTTCGACAAGGTCTTCTGTGTGGGTCCAG TTTTCAGAGCCGAGGACTCCAACACCCACCGGCACCTGACGGAGTTTGTGGGCCTGGATATCGAGATGGCCTTCAACTACCACTACCACGAGGTGATCGAGTCCATCACCGACACCATGGTGCAGATCTTCAAGGGCTTGAGAGACAA CTTCCAGACAGAGATTCAAACGGTCAACAAGCAGTTCCCTAGCGAGCCCTTCAAGTTCCTGGAGCCCACCCTGAGGCTGGAGTACACAGAGGGCGTGGCCATGCTGCGCGAGGCCGGCGTGGAGATGGGCGACGAGGACGACCTCAG TACGCCCAATGAGAAGCTTCTGGGTCGCCTCGTCAAAGAGAAG TACGACACCGACTTCTACGTGCTGGACAAATACCCGTTGGCTGTGCGGCCCTTCTACACCATGCCGGACCCCCACAACCCC AAGTACTCCAACTCTTACGACATGTTCATGAGGGGGGAGGAGATCCTGTCCGGAGCTCAGAGGGTCCATGATGCTCAGCTGCTCACAGAAAGAGCCCAGCATCACCAGATCG ATCTGGAGAAAATCAAGTCTTACATCGACTCCTTCCGCTACGGCGCCCCCCCGCACGCCGGTGGAGGCATCG GTCTGGAGAGAGTCTGCATGCTGTACCTGGGTCTCCACAACGTGCGTCAGACCTCCATGTTCCCACGTGACCCCAAACGCCTCACGCCTTGA
- the LOC101175308 gene encoding protein lifeguard 3-like — MTSKANSPPSYEEALHHPKAEDCSYQPPPSYSPSTGMYPGPPGYWSQGGVFPQTSESPGLSPTVTTIPTLSAAVPAAHTGDMEAFFRNQWESTSVRHAFIRKVYLILAVQLAFTFTVVAVFTFVDPVRLFVIRYPGIYWASLAVYFVVYCVLICLKEPRRRFPWNLLLLGIFTLALSYMAGTISSYYETKAVFIAMGITVVVCVAVTVFCFQTKVDLTSCSGLLCIAGVLLMIIGIVTAVVLSFQYVHWLHMLYAAIGAVVYTLFLVYNTQLLIGNRELAISPEEYVFGALSLYVDIVHIFLFILQVSGSATE; from the exons ATGACCTCAAAAGCCAACAGCCCTCCATCTTATGAAGAGGCTCTGCATCATCCCAAGGCTGAGGACTGCTCCTACCAGCCCCCTCCATCCTACAGCCCCAGCACTGGCATGTACCCCGGCCCCCCTGGTTACTGGAGCCAGGGGGGCGTTTTCCCGCAGACCAGCGAGTCTCCAGGCCTCTCCCCGACTGTGACGACCATCCCGACTCTGTCGGCCGCTGTGCCTGCGGCCCACACAG GTGACATGGAGGCGTTCTTCAGAAACCAGTGGGAGAGCACGTCTGTGCGGCACGCCTTCATCAGAAAG GTCTACTTGATCCTGGCGGTGCAGCTCGCCTTCACCTTCACAGTGGTTGCCGTGTTCACGTTTGT TGACCCAGTGAGGCTGTTTGTCATCAGATACCCCGGCATCTACTGGGCATCTCT CGCCGTCTATTTCGTGGTTTACTGCGTTCTCATCTGCCTCAAGGAGCCCAG GAGGCGTTTTCCATGGAATCTGCTGCTTTTGGGAATATTT ACTCTTGCCTTATCCTACATGGCTGGAACCATCTCAAG CTATTATGAGACCAAAGCGGTGTTCATTGCCATGGGGATTACAGTGGTCGTCTGTGTGGCAGTGACAGTCTTCTGCTTCCAAACCAAG GTGGACTTGACCTCCTGCAGTGGACTCCTCTGCATTGCAGGGGTTCTGCTCATGATCATCGGGATCGTCACGGCCGTCGTGCTCTCCTTCCAATAC GTCCACTGGCTGCACATGCTCTACGCTGCAATCGGAGCTGTCGTTTACACTCTG TTTCTGGTCTACAACACTCAGCTTCTCATCGGGAACCGGGAGCTGGCCATCAGCCCGGAGGAGTACGTCTTCGGAGCTCTTTCCCTCTACGTGGACATCGTTCacatcttcctcttcatccttcAAGTCAGCGGATCGGCGACCGAGTGA